The following are from one region of the Littorina saxatilis isolate snail1 linkage group LG2, US_GU_Lsax_2.0, whole genome shotgun sequence genome:
- the LOC138958833 gene encoding BRCA1-associated ATM activator 1-like, translated as MDMAGEKDRFLSMLPGTLDALCGMRGLPHDDTILHRLLDKIICLITSPDDANSAGLFSFLDAVAKDVNNLNASVLVLALGMAAPLVSMATLPVEQRQRVMSVYNSVQSSAVMEDTSVGAAYFNSLASVVGYPMGLEWLEKNSIHMQTALSTLETAQSVFLLKAAEILVVASVTKSLESSAPTSTPSSPTSPTVVKTMQFLSDALAVMAKGSANLLDQMIVSTHVSTFHQSVGQIISLLCDGERFCKWKCGEEGFVASLARLALQHPSEKIRFSSLQSTAKLTGFMDKDAQEKFLAKEIVFPLLKLVSEGEIEREITVAATFINCSQTSATSEALSTLKKFYQMPHDILFGQQIQNKELTALAPLVTTALQDKQRFSKLISSILHSLTQTNNCDGLIRLLQSASTSRDSEDWSSLLSTWLEGIGAVVMGNQRLLNSLLHQLQQDDSLELSLVECSAALKSFLQIMKRPMVESRLYSQTCSAFLNILRKQTARCSSVESDEMREVMGQTLELLERRLVAMQWDIRDTTLEFVRSLICTVPDAWFLRLALERHLLRDAWSCLKDGESYPRASVITMATRLIMLPNWWAAFLQDCNVTEASLVDEMVKLLSEDSEAFPRRAAVQFLTALFSHFPAHPPATVYSDVAQQRHKICSAMNLFMVDLDWEVKVRLLEFWEKMATPLLSGEQGARRDEGNGEVKGSGDTGDAPGRSNTGKQRSSVTTQGKRRSDRNSEENYSMLASLLKDGFGLALLTGTEDYDTAVQQKALQILAAVEEKVTCSGHSPTKSQKLKSEVQDPLIVASNVGPQAEIGDTPKENASSVIPVDGVSSDPVAQFLHKISQLNPTRQLICLGPSSDVYDQNPSSLMEDVMAATKAAVKSSEVSLMSEDEFEDADDMFVDCY; from the exons TTACATCACCAGATGATGCAAACAGCGCTGGCCTGTTCAGCTTTTTGGATGCAGTTGCTAAGGACGTCAACAATCTGAATGCATCAGTGCTGGTCCTGGCACTGGGGATGGCAGCACCTCTGGTGTCTATGGCAACACTGCCGGTGGAGCAGCGGCAAAGGGTGATGTCTGTGTACAACTCTGTTCAGTCAAGCGCAGTGATGGAGGACACATCAGTGGGAGCTGCCTACTTCAACAGTTTGGCCAGTGTGGTGGGCTATCCTATGGGACTTGAATGGCTTGAAAAAAACAGCA TTCACATGCAGACGGCACTCTCAACGCTGGAAACAGCACAAAGTGTCTTTCTTCTAAAAGCAGCAGAAATCCTTGTGGTCGCAAGCGTCACAAAAAGCTTGGAGTCCAGTGCCCCAACATCCACCCCCTCTTCTCCAACTTCACCGACTGTTGTTAAAACAATGCAGTTCCTTTCTGACGCATTAGCAGTAATGGCAAAAGGGAGTGCAAATTTGCTTGATCAGATGATCGTGTCAACTCACGTCAGCACTTTTCACCAGTCTGTTGGGCAGATCATTTCACTGCTGTGTGACGGTGAAAGGTTTTGCAAGTGGAAGTGTGGAGAAGAGGGGtttgttgcttcccttgctcGCCTAGCTCTGCAGCATCCCTCGGAGAAGATTCGCTTTTCTTCACTGCAGAGTACTGCCAAGCTTACTGGGTTTAT GGACAAAGACGCTCAGGAGAAGTTCTTGGCCAAAGAGATAGTATTCCCACTGCTAAAACTTGTGTCTGAGGGTGAGATTGAAAGGGAAATTACTGTGGCTGCTACATTTATCAACTGCAG TCAGACCAGCGCAACCTCTGAGGCGTTGTCCACACTGAAGAAGTTTTACCAGATGCCACACGATATCCTGTTTGGTCAACAAATCCAGAATAAAGAGCTAACGGCGCTGGCCCCTCTGGTTACCACGGCGTTACAAGACAAGCAGAGATTCAGCAAACTGATCTCCTCCATCCTGCATTCACTGACACAG ACGAACAATTGCGATGGCCTTATACGGCTTCTGCAGAGCGCAAGCACATCACGGGACAGTGAAGATTGGTCCTCGCTTCTGTCGACATGGCTGGAAGGAATAGGAGCTGTTGTCATGGGCAACCAGAGACTTCTCAACTCCTTGCTGCATCAGCTGCAGCAAGATGACAGTCTAG AGCTCAGTTTGGTTGAGTGTTCAGCAGCACTGAAGAGCTTCCTGCAAATCATGAAGCGTCCAATGGTGGAAAGCAGG ctgtacagTCAGACGTGTTCAGCATTTCTCAACATCCTTCGCAAGCAGACAGCGCGTTGCAGTTCTGTTGAGAGTGATGAGATGCGAGAGGTCATGGGTCAGACATTAGAACTGCTAGAGCGCCGCCTGGTGGCCATGCAGTGGGACATCAGGGACACGACTCTGGAGTTTGTTCGCAGTCTGATCTGCACTGTGCCTG ATGCATGGTTTCTTCGTCTGGCATTGGAGCGTCATCTGCTGCGTGACGCTTGGAGTTGCCTAAAGGATGGGGAGAGTTATCCTCGTGCCAGTGTTATTACCATGGCAACCAGACTGATCATGCTGCCTAACTGGTGGGCTGCTTTTCTGCAGGACTGCAATGTCACTGAG GCATCATTAGTGGATGAGATGGTAAAACTCCTGTCCGAGGATTCAGAGGCTTTCCCTCGCCGTGCTGCCGTTCAGTTTCTGACTGCTCTCTTCAGCCATTTCCCCGCACATCCACCGGCCACTGTTTACTCAGATGTTGCTCAACAGAGGCACAAGATCTGCTCAGCAATGAATTTGTTTATGGTCGACCTTGACTGGGAGGTCAAGGTCAGGCTGCTGGAATTCTGGGAGAAAATGGCGACACCCTTGTTGTCAGGAGAGCAAGGTGCAAGAAGAGATGAGGGAAATGGAGAAGTGAAAGGTTCAGGTGACACAGGTGATGCACCAGGGAGGAGTAACACAGGTAAACAGCGCAGCAGTGTGACAACGCAGGGCAAGCGGAGAAGTGACAGGAACAGTGAAGAAAACTACTCCATGCTTGCAAGCTTGTTGAAGGACGGTTTTGGATTGGCTCTGCTAACAGGAACGGAGGACTATGACACAGCTGTCCAGCAAAAAGCTCTTCAAATTTTGGCTGCTGTTGAAGAGAAAGTCACTTGCAGCGGTCACTCGCCTACCAAATCTCAGAAACTGAAAAGTGAAGTACAAGATCCTCTGATTGTTGCATCCAATGTGGGCCCACAAGCGGAAATCGGTGACACTCCTAAAGAAAACGCTTCCAGCGTTATTCCTGTTGACGGTGTTTCATCAGACCCAGTAGCACAGTTCTTGCACAAGATCTCGCAGCTTAACCCCACACGCCAGCTCATATGTTTGGGACCAAGCTCTGATGTGTATGATCAAAACCCGTCTTCTTTGATGGAAGACGTGATGGCTGCTACAAAGGCAGCGGTCAAGAGTAGTGAAGTGTCGCTCATGTCTGAAGATGAGTTTGAAGATGCTGATGACATGTTTGTTGACTGTTACTGA